The Erythrobacter litoralis HTCC2594 nucleotide sequence CGTCAGCGCCACGAGATCGCGGCTGTCGAGGCCCGGTGCAGTCCAGTAGCGGCTGATATTGGTGGCGGCGACCTGGTCCTTCATCACCGTACGGACATCTTCGTCCAGCTCGGGGATCGCTGCGGCTGCAGGGGTGTTGACCGGCCCGCGTTCGATTGCGCCGAAATACTTTTCGACCAGGGGGCGCGCTTCGTCGGCGCTGATGTCGCCGGCGAGGACGAGCGTTGCGTTGTTGGGTCCGTACTTGTCACGGAACCAGGCGCGAACGTCTTCCATGCTGGCCGCATCGAGGTCTGCCATCGATCCGATCGGCGTGTGGCCGTAGGGATGCGGCTTGGGGAAGAGCGTCTCGACGATCTCGTAGAAGACGAGGCCGCCCGGCTGGTTGTCGCCCTGGCGCTTTTCGTTCTGGACGACACCGCGCTGGTTATCGAGCTTTTCCTGCGTGACCGCGCCGAGCAGGTAGCCCATGCGGTCGCTTTCCAGCCACAGCGCCCGTTCCAGTGCGCCGCTGGGCACGGTCTGGAAGTAGTTGGTGCGGTCGAAACTGGTGGTGCCGTTGTAATCGGTTGCGCCCATTTCCTGCAGATACTGGAAATAGTCGCCGGGTGCGTTTTCGCTGCCGTTGAACATCAGGTGTTCGAACAGGTGGGCGAAGCCGGTCTTGCCCTCCGGCTCGTCCTTGGAGCCGACATTGTACCACATGGCGACGCCCACGATCGGGGCCTTGCGGTCTTCGTGCACGATGACGGTCAGACCGTTGTCGAGCTCAAACTGGGTGTAGGGAATGGCGACTTCGTCGATCAGGTCCGGCAACGGGGCGATGGCTTCGGCCGATGTCGCCGCGGCTTCGGGCTTGGCTGCGTGATTGTCGGCAAGAGCGGGAACGGACGTCGCGATTGCGATGGCGGCTAGGCTGGTCGAAGCAAAACGAAGCATGGTCTCTCCAGGACAGGTGTGGTTCTTTATTGAAAAGGGTATGTATCGAGTCAGTTCCGGCTGGTCACTGCCTTTTGGTTCGTGACGATTTTGCGGCTCCGGGCATTGGCGAGCGCATCTTCGCGCCAGAAGTGGACCGGTTTCAGCTTCTTCTGGACGAACAGCGTCGCCTGATCGGTGAAATGCGGGCTGTCGGGCCGGGTAATCGCTGCACCGAACGGCTGGACCGAGCGCGATCGCACCCGCTCGCCCGGTCGCCACTCGACCCACTGGATGAAGCTGTCGCCATGGACCAGCCGCAGGCGGCCGTCGGGATCGACCTGCCAGGTGGTCGATGCGCGCAGCGTGTCCGAACCGCCGTCGAGCGGCAGGTCGACGGCATGCAGCCCCGGGTCTTGCCGCAGGCGCAGCAGCTCGCTCATCGGCGGATCGAGCCGACCGAAGTGCTCCTGCAGGTGATCGACCGCCTTGCGCAGATGTGTGGCGACATCGGGCGCTTCGGCTTTGTTCTGGTATTCGGCCGACATGAAGTCCCTAATCATCAGCAGCGCCAGGGCGTCGCCCGGGCCGACATTGTCGGCGGTGAAATCCCATTCCAGCAGGATGCGGCGCGCTTCGCCGAGATCGGCATCGCCCGGCTCGAATTGTTCGAGCGCGTCCCACAGATCTGCGACATAGCCTTCGCGTTCGTAGGCGGTGTCGTATTTGATCCGCCGCAGGGTGTCGTTGTCGAGCCGCCCGGCCTCGCTCATCAGCTTCCACGCGCGGCGCGACCGGTTGGTCTGCTTCAGCTCGACGCCGAGATAGGGCGAAACGCTGTCGGGCGAGAGGTCGCTGTCCGGGCCTGCCGCCCTGAACGGCGTGTTGTTGGCATTCATCAGCCAGCCGCTGGCCGGGTTCACGTATTTGGGGATTGCGGCGTAGTCGACCGGACCGTCCCAGATCAGGTCTGAGCGATCGCCGGGCAGGATGCCGCGCCAGTCGTGCCCTTCCGGGCGGTCCGGGATCGCTGCGTTGTAGACCATGGCGATATTGCCCTCGGCATCGCCATAGATGAAATTGGTGGAGGGCACGTCCATCCGGGAGAGGATCGCCTGCCATTCCTCCAGCGTGCTGGCCTTGTTGAGCCGGTAATAGGCGTCGAGCTGGTCGATATTGTCGATCCCGCCATAGCGCATAGCGAAGGCGCCGTTGTCGTTCACGATCACCGGGCCGTGGACGCTGCGATAGACGGTTTCGCGGATCGGCAGCACAAGCGGGCCGAGCTTTACCGGCAGCGTGACCTCGCGCGCTTCGAGATCACGCCATTCGCCGTCGAGCCGGTATTGGGTACCGTCCTCGTTCAGCACCAGCTCGTAGATATCGACCATGTCCGGGCGATTGACGGTGTTGGTCCAGCCGAGCGTGCGATTGTGCCCGAGGAAGGGGAAGGGCGAGCCGGGGAAGTTGGCCCCGGTAAAATGCCACCCTTCGCCGCTCTCGACGACCATTTCGTACCACGCGACGCCCCCTTCCAGCGGCTGGTGGCTGTTGGAGATCAGGATCGTGCCTTCCCCCGACTTTTCAGGCGCGACGGCAAAGGCATTGGAGCCTGAAAGCGCCGCCATTTCACCCCACGGAAGCGGCATGGCACGGGCGGTCTGCGCAGGTTTGCGCTCCACTTCGATCTCGTCGCCCCCGCTGCCTTCGCGCGGGAAGCCGGGAATATCGGGGCCGAACTCGCGCCGCGGCGGCTTGTTGTCGGAGAGTTGACCGATGACTCCGGCAAGCCCGAAGAAGAAAGGCTGACGCAGCGCAAAGCCCGCGGCGACATCCTCGCCATTGACCGGGAACAGCCCGGCGAGTTTCAGCTCGTCGGGATTCTCTTCGGCGTATTGGTTGAGCCCGGTGGCATAAGCATCGAAGATGGCGCGCGTATCGGCGGGCAGGCTGCCATACTGCCGTTCGGCCGTGCCGCGCGCGTCGAGCAGGTAATAGACGTAATCGACCTGCGCGCCGTCGGGCCCGGCGATCGCGCCATAGCGGCCCTTGGACATGGCGACCACGTCCTGCAGCGTGAAAAAATCGTCCTCGCTCTGCGCGATGGCCACGCCGTAAGCGACATCGGCATCGGTCTCGCCGTAGATATGCGGCACGCCGTAGTC carries:
- a CDS encoding acylase produces the protein MRKWMLRIGGGVLALVLVVLVGLMTWEPFFARETAAPSTHRTYRAEILRSDYGVPHIYGETDADVAYGVAIAQSEDDFFTLQDVVAMSKGRYGAIAGPDGAQVDYVYYLLDARGTAERQYGSLPADTRAIFDAYATGLNQYAEENPDELKLAGLFPVNGEDVAAGFALRQPFFFGLAGVIGQLSDNKPPRREFGPDIPGFPREGSGGDEIEVERKPAQTARAMPLPWGEMAALSGSNAFAVAPEKSGEGTILISNSHQPLEGGVAWYEMVVESGEGWHFTGANFPGSPFPFLGHNRTLGWTNTVNRPDMVDIYELVLNEDGTQYRLDGEWRDLEAREVTLPVKLGPLVLPIRETVYRSVHGPVIVNDNGAFAMRYGGIDNIDQLDAYYRLNKASTLEEWQAILSRMDVPSTNFIYGDAEGNIAMVYNAAIPDRPEGHDWRGILPGDRSDLIWDGPVDYAAIPKYVNPASGWLMNANNTPFRAAGPDSDLSPDSVSPYLGVELKQTNRSRRAWKLMSEAGRLDNDTLRRIKYDTAYEREGYVADLWDALEQFEPGDADLGEARRILLEWDFTADNVGPGDALALLMIRDFMSAEYQNKAEAPDVATHLRKAVDHLQEHFGRLDPPMSELLRLRQDPGLHAVDLPLDGGSDTLRASTTWQVDPDGRLRLVHGDSFIQWVEWRPGERVRSRSVQPFGAAITRPDSPHFTDQATLFVQKKLKPVHFWREDALANARSRKIVTNQKAVTSRN